One part of the Fusibacter sp. A1 genome encodes these proteins:
- a CDS encoding HEPN family nuclease, with translation MEYKHFGYDFIERTTELIKSTASIYEKYDVTYLLNCCFGLITIPRETMIKQIPKIDLKTAQFGEINVEKISKS, from the coding sequence ATGGAATACAAACATTTTGGCTATGATTTTATTGAACGAACCACAGAACTAATTAAATCAACAGCGTCAATTTATGAAAAGTATGATGTAACTTACCTTCTAAATTGCTGTTTTGGATTGATTACCATTCCAAGAGAAACTATGATCAAACAGATTCCCAAAATAGATTTAAAAACAGCTCAATTTGGAGAAATCAATGTTGAAAAGATATCAAAATCTTAA
- a CDS encoding restriction endonuclease subunit S, whose protein sequence is MKKHENNNTTTNESRHLESFKLPDNWVYTSIKSLVKEMRSKKPNDLNLEYFKYIDIDAVDNKAHSIRLYKNLETADAPSRASREIRKDDVIFSLVRPYLENIAYVVDDFDDIIASTGFYVLRSNGSCIPRYIYYYLLSDSFINNTMSYMKGDNSPSIRKSEFESLLVALPPIQEQQRIVNRIESLFEKIDKAQELIEEAREGFEKRKEAILAKAFRGELTAKWREENGVKLDSWNHVQLDEVCLKITDGTHQTPQYSEQGFKFLSAKNIKNGRIDWDNIKFIPQELHEKLYGRLAPTRGDVLLSKNGSTGKAAIVDVDEVFDIYVSLALLRPSEKIVPEYLLLVVNSPMCYAQFCKHLTGIGVPNLHLRDIRKTMIQLPSTEEQKAIVSILKALLNEEEYIADLTNQGSNMELLKKSVLAKAFRGELGTNDPTEESAINLLNEILANKSKK, encoded by the coding sequence ATGAAAAAACATGAAAATAATAACACCACTACTAACGAATCTAGACACCTAGAATCATTTAAGCTACCAGATAATTGGGTGTATACAAGTATAAAAAGTTTAGTTAAAGAAATGAGATCAAAGAAGCCTAATGATCTCAATTTAGAATATTTTAAATATATAGATATAGATGCTGTTGACAATAAAGCGCATAGTATTAGGTTATATAAAAATCTCGAAACCGCAGATGCGCCAAGTCGAGCAAGTAGGGAAATTAGGAAAGATGATGTAATATTTTCGCTAGTTAGACCATATTTAGAAAATATTGCATATGTTGTAGATGACTTTGATGATATCATCGCTTCCACTGGATTTTATGTTCTTAGGTCAAATGGAAGTTGTATACCTCGTTATATTTACTATTATCTATTGAGTGATTCGTTCATTAACAATACCATGAGTTATATGAAAGGGGACAATTCACCATCAATAAGAAAAAGTGAATTTGAATCTTTGCTGGTAGCATTACCTCCAATACAAGAACAACAACGCATAGTCAACCGCATCGAATCCCTATTCGAAAAAATTGACAAAGCCCAAGAATTAATCGAAGAAGCTCGTGAAGGCTTTGAAAAACGCAAAGAAGCAATCCTAGCCAAAGCATTTCGTGGGGAGTTGACGGCTAAGTGGCGGGAAGAGAATGGAGTAAAATTAGATAGTTGGAATCATGTCCAATTAGATGAAGTATGTCTGAAAATAACAGATGGAACCCATCAAACTCCTCAATATTCAGAACAAGGATTTAAGTTTTTATCTGCAAAGAACATTAAAAATGGAAGAATAGATTGGGATAATATAAAATTTATACCCCAAGAATTGCATGAAAAATTATATGGCAGATTAGCACCAACACGTGGAGATGTTTTATTATCTAAAAATGGTTCAACAGGAAAGGCAGCAATTGTAGATGTAGATGAAGTTTTTGATATTTATGTAAGTTTGGCTCTTTTGCGACCTAGTGAAAAGATTGTACCTGAGTATTTGTTGTTGGTGGTTAATAGTCCTATGTGCTATGCTCAATTTTGCAAACATTTGACAGGTATTGGAGTACCTAACTTACACTTAAGAGATATTCGAAAAACAATGATACAGTTACCATCGACAGAAGAACAAAAGGCAATAGTTTCGATATTGAAAGCACTTTTAAATGAGGAAGAATACATCGCTGATTTAACGAACCAAGGTAGTAATATGGAATTGTTGAAAAAATCCGTCTTAGCCAAAGCATTCCGAGGTGAACTTGGAACAAATGATCCAACTGAAGAATCAGCAATCAATTTACTAAATGAGATTTTGGCAAACAAAAGTAAAAAGTGA
- a CDS encoding N-6 DNA methylase: MNTQEIVSKLWNLCNVLRDDGITYHQYVTELTYILFLKMSKERGEKVESNIPEEYRWDKLIAKDGIELKNFYRQLLLDLGTKGSGRIKEIYTNANSNIDEPKNLEKIVKSIDQLDWYNAKEEGLGNLYEGLLEKNANEKKSGAGQYFTPRPLINVMVELIDPKPGEKCNDPAAGTFGFMIAADSYIKHKTDNHYDLSEKKANFQRVEAFTGCELVQETHRLALMNAMLHDIESDLALGDTLSSLGTKFKDFDVVLTNPPFGTKQGGERASRDDLTFLTSNKQLNFLQHIYRSLKKDGNARAAVVLPDNVLFQDGDGNKIREDLMDKCNLHTILRLPTGIFYAQGVKTNVLFFERGKTEKGNTKEVWFYDLRTNMENFGKRTPLTEKHFDAFKEAYLAEDRTKVDDERFNVFKVEDILAKKSLDLGLIKDDSLTEYDDLPDPIESAEEAAAKLEEAADLLMSVVKELRHLGGSR; this comes from the coding sequence ATGAATACTCAAGAAATCGTAAGCAAACTATGGAACCTATGTAACGTACTAAGAGATGATGGAATCACATATCATCAGTATGTGACTGAACTTACCTATATTCTATTTTTAAAAATGTCAAAAGAACGTGGTGAAAAAGTAGAAAGTAACATACCAGAAGAATACAGATGGGATAAACTCATAGCAAAAGACGGAATTGAACTTAAGAACTTTTACCGTCAATTACTACTCGACTTAGGTACAAAAGGCAGTGGTAGGATCAAAGAGATCTATACCAATGCAAATTCAAATATAGATGAACCTAAAAACCTAGAAAAGATAGTAAAATCTATCGATCAGCTAGATTGGTACAATGCCAAAGAAGAAGGTCTAGGTAATCTTTATGAAGGCTTACTAGAAAAGAACGCCAACGAAAAGAAATCAGGCGCGGGACAATATTTCACACCAAGACCACTCATTAACGTGATGGTTGAATTAATTGATCCTAAACCAGGCGAAAAATGTAATGACCCTGCTGCAGGCACCTTCGGCTTTATGATTGCTGCTGATAGTTATATAAAACATAAAACAGATAATCATTATGACCTAAGTGAAAAAAAAGCTAACTTCCAAAGAGTAGAAGCTTTTACTGGTTGTGAACTTGTGCAAGAAACACATAGACTAGCACTGATGAATGCCATGTTACATGACATCGAAAGTGACTTAGCTTTAGGTGATACCTTGTCGAGTCTTGGAACAAAATTTAAAGATTTTGACGTTGTGCTAACTAACCCACCATTTGGAACAAAACAAGGTGGAGAACGTGCATCACGTGATGACTTAACATTCTTAACATCAAATAAGCAGTTAAATTTCTTGCAACACATTTATAGATCGCTAAAAAAAGATGGCAATGCAAGAGCGGCTGTTGTACTACCAGATAACGTATTATTCCAAGATGGTGACGGTAATAAAATACGTGAAGACTTAATGGACAAGTGTAACCTTCACACGATTTTAAGACTTCCTACAGGTATATTCTATGCACAGGGCGTAAAAACAAACGTCTTATTCTTTGAGCGTGGAAAAACAGAAAAAGGTAATACAAAAGAAGTTTGGTTCTATGACCTTCGAACTAATATGGAGAACTTCGGTAAAAGAACTCCGCTTACTGAAAAACATTTTGATGCATTTAAAGAAGCTTATTTAGCTGAGGATAGAACAAAGGTTGATGACGAACGCTTTAACGTATTTAAAGTAGAAGACATACTAGCTAAAAAGTCGCTTGATTTAGGACTTATTAAGGATGACTCATTAACAGAATATGATGATCTTCCAGATCCAATAGAAAGTGCTGAAGAAGCAGCAGCAAAGCTTGAAGAAGCAGCAGATCTCCTAATGAGTGTTGTTAAAGAATTAAGACACTTGGGGGGGAGTAGGTAA
- the hsdR gene encoding type I restriction-modification system endonuclease encodes MKTNFIFLKEKWPTLATLGQLSEKNIYQDPNTSLIKLGMFGELLVDFMYAYDDLETPFENTQVNKLKVLKQNDLLPYEIDNILHTLRKSRNKAAHENYSVVNDAMVNNSLAYKLAVWFMKIYGDWQFEEVAYIEPVDQKDKDLTELLKAETKLLSDEYDLRVNALELELKRFRKEYDSTKVDERKEKSRKVASLIKLNEKETRKIIDEQLRMSGWEVDSSELTYSKGTRPDKRKNLAISEWPTDAVGSRTKGRADYALFVKEDFVGIIEAKRGSKDIPSDIQQAKQYAAAIKEEHSEYVINNWNDNKVPFIFATNGRKYLKQIEEKSGVWFLDVRKSTNHPKALQSWHSPEGLMNLLSSDIDDAHHKLKEEPYQYLQDPKGLGLRDYQIDAIKSVEASIEAGQESILISMATGTGKTRTTIGLVYRLIKSDRFRRVLFLVDRSSLGEQAEDAFKDSVIEDLQTFNRIYDVKVLGEKTPELTTKLHISTVQGMVRRILFSEDEVPAIDTYDCIVVDEAHRGYILDKEMGDVELEYRNQDDYISKYRAVIEYFDAVKIALTATPALHTTSIFGQPVYNYSYREAVIDGYLVDHEPPHQITTELSDNGISYKQGDVVPIYDPITNEIINSAEIPDDINIEVEQFNKKVINENFNRVVLDEITDYISPEGPDKTLIFAATDLHADMIVRLLKEIYEAKGYLIEDDSIMKITGSVTDPLEAIKRYKNEVNPVIAVTVDLLTTGIDVPRISNLVFMRRVRSRILYEQMLGRATRLCDDIGKTHFNIYDAVKLYEGLEKVTNMKPVVASASVSFEDLVAELNQLENETQKKRHIDAIVAKLQRKKRTLSGEHLELFKSYTGGLEPDEFIKTIRNGELSKAVDMLTNSKELLIFLDKKIYNPRQIIYSDHEDELTGHERGYGVAEKPEDYMHEFAKFIKENMNKIPALEIVCQRPQELTRASLKSLRLELTKHGFTEANLNTAHNSMKNEDIAADIISFIRQHALGDALVNHDDRIRNAMKKVKQLQQWKPNQFKWIERIEKQLLKEYIIDKESFGDAPFSNDGGYDRINKQLNNRLDEILVVLNENLYNNRETA; translated from the coding sequence ATGAAGACAAATTTCATATTTCTAAAAGAAAAATGGCCAACATTAGCAACTCTTGGTCAATTATCTGAAAAAAACATTTATCAAGATCCCAACACCTCGTTGATTAAGTTGGGGATGTTTGGTGAACTTTTAGTTGATTTTATGTATGCCTATGATGACCTTGAAACGCCATTTGAAAATACACAAGTGAATAAACTTAAGGTATTAAAGCAGAATGATCTACTACCTTACGAGATTGATAATATTTTACATACGCTTAGAAAATCAAGAAACAAAGCAGCACATGAAAACTATAGTGTTGTTAATGATGCAATGGTAAACAATAGTCTTGCCTATAAACTGGCAGTATGGTTTATGAAAATATATGGAGACTGGCAGTTCGAAGAAGTTGCTTATATAGAGCCAGTAGATCAAAAGGATAAGGATCTAACAGAACTTTTAAAAGCGGAAACAAAGCTCTTGTCAGATGAATATGACTTAAGAGTAAATGCTCTAGAACTTGAACTTAAACGATTTAGAAAAGAGTATGACTCAACTAAAGTAGATGAACGTAAAGAAAAATCAAGAAAAGTAGCTTCACTCATTAAATTAAATGAAAAAGAAACACGTAAAATAATTGATGAACAACTGCGAATGAGTGGCTGGGAAGTGGACTCTAGTGAGTTAACCTATTCCAAAGGAACAAGACCAGATAAACGAAAGAATTTAGCCATATCCGAATGGCCAACTGATGCTGTTGGTTCAAGAACTAAAGGCAGAGCGGATTATGCACTTTTTGTAAAAGAAGACTTTGTAGGCATCATTGAAGCTAAAAGAGGAAGTAAAGACATTCCTTCAGATATTCAACAAGCTAAGCAATATGCAGCTGCAATTAAAGAAGAACACAGTGAATATGTCATTAATAATTGGAACGATAATAAAGTGCCTTTTATCTTTGCAACCAATGGCAGAAAGTATTTAAAACAAATTGAAGAAAAATCAGGTGTATGGTTTTTAGATGTTAGAAAATCAACCAATCATCCTAAAGCACTCCAATCATGGCACTCACCAGAGGGTCTAATGAACTTGCTCTCTAGTGATATTGACGATGCCCATCACAAGCTAAAAGAAGAACCCTATCAATACTTACAAGATCCAAAAGGCTTAGGTCTTAGAGATTATCAAATAGACGCCATTAAAAGTGTTGAAGCAAGTATTGAAGCAGGTCAAGAGTCAATCTTAATTTCAATGGCTACTGGTACGGGAAAAACAAGAACAACCATTGGATTAGTCTATAGACTGATTAAAAGTGACCGTTTTAGAAGGGTCTTGTTTCTTGTCGATCGCTCATCACTTGGTGAACAAGCAGAAGATGCTTTTAAAGATAGTGTGATTGAAGACCTTCAAACCTTTAATAGAATATATGATGTAAAAGTACTTGGAGAAAAAACTCCTGAACTCACAACTAAACTTCATATATCTACAGTGCAAGGCATGGTAAGAAGAATTCTGTTTTCTGAAGATGAAGTACCAGCAATAGATACCTATGATTGCATCGTGGTTGATGAAGCGCACAGAGGTTACATCCTAGATAAAGAAATGGGTGATGTTGAACTTGAATACAGAAATCAAGATGACTACATCAGTAAATATAGAGCAGTCATTGAATACTTTGATGCTGTAAAAATTGCGTTAACTGCGACACCAGCCTTACATACAACTTCAATATTTGGTCAACCCGTGTACAATTACTCTTACAGAGAAGCTGTAATAGATGGGTACTTAGTGGATCATGAACCACCTCATCAAATTACAACTGAATTAAGTGATAATGGCATAAGTTATAAACAAGGCGATGTTGTGCCAATTTATGACCCAATCACCAATGAAATTATTAACAGTGCTGAAATTCCAGATGACATTAATATTGAAGTGGAACAATTTAATAAGAAAGTCATCAATGAAAATTTTAACAGAGTAGTACTTGATGAAATCACTGACTATATAAGCCCTGAAGGACCTGATAAGACATTAATCTTTGCAGCGACAGATTTACATGCAGACATGATTGTAAGGCTTCTAAAAGAGATATACGAGGCTAAAGGTTATCTTATAGAAGATGATTCTATCATGAAAATCACAGGTTCAGTTACCGATCCACTTGAAGCAATAAAACGCTATAAAAATGAAGTGAATCCAGTAATTGCTGTAACGGTTGATTTATTAACAACGGGCATCGATGTGCCTAGAATCAGTAACTTAGTCTTCATGAGACGAGTTAGATCTAGAATTCTATATGAACAAATGTTAGGAAGAGCAACAAGATTATGTGATGACATTGGTAAAACACATTTTAATATCTACGATGCTGTAAAACTATATGAAGGACTTGAAAAAGTAACCAATATGAAACCAGTAGTTGCATCAGCTTCCGTATCCTTTGAGGATTTAGTTGCAGAACTTAATCAGTTAGAAAATGAAACACAGAAGAAACGCCATATCGATGCAATAGTCGCAAAGCTTCAAAGAAAAAAGAGAACATTAAGCGGTGAACACTTAGAACTCTTTAAAAGTTATACAGGTGGTCTTGAACCAGATGAGTTCATAAAAACTATCAGAAACGGTGAACTAAGTAAAGCGGTTGATATGCTTACAAACAGTAAGGAACTGCTCATCTTCCTTGATAAAAAGATATACAATCCAAGACAAATCATCTACTCAGATCATGAAGATGAACTAACAGGACATGAAAGAGGGTACGGCGTAGCTGAAAAACCTGAAGACTATATGCACGAATTTGCTAAGTTCATCAAAGAAAACATGAATAAAATTCCTGCACTTGAAATAGTATGCCAAAGACCGCAAGAACTCACTAGAGCATCGCTCAAGTCACTCAGATTAGAACTAACAAAACATGGTTTTACTGAAGCAAACTTAAATACAGCTCATAATTCAATGAAAAACGAAGATATTGCGGCAGATATCATTAGCTTTATCAGGCAACATGCTCTTGGTGATGCCCTTGTTAATCATGATGATCGTATTAGAAATGCCATGAAGAAGGTAAAACAACTTCAGCAGTGGAAACCAAATCAATTCAAATGGATTGAAAGAATTGAAAAGCAATTGTTAAAGGAATATATCATCGACAAAGAATCCTTTGGAGATGCACCATTTAGTAATGATGGTGGCTATGATAGAATCAATAAGCAACTTAATAACCGATTAGATGAAATATTAGTCGTATTAAATGAAAATCTATATAACAACAGGGAGACTGCATAA
- a CDS encoding terminase small subunit: protein MRKKENLTVKEELFVQELINGSSQRQAYKDAGYKTDTMDDELIDKKASEVFNRAHVKERYDAYRNRVIKEAEDDCIITAKEVLQELKSIAMDDINNYVSYQTVLIKVGETKDGECIYEQRTVVQLNDLENIDTKNIKELKVLKDGRIFLKLYPRDDALEKLGRHLKLFVDRIEATVDSELIVRLEGDLEEWSH, encoded by the coding sequence GTGAGGAAAAAAGAGAATCTAACTGTAAAAGAGGAACTATTTGTTCAAGAATTAATAAATGGCTCCTCGCAAAGACAAGCCTATAAAGATGCTGGATATAAAACTGATACCATGGATGATGAATTAATCGACAAGAAAGCGTCAGAAGTTTTCAATCGAGCACATGTCAAAGAAAGGTATGATGCTTACAGAAATAGAGTTATTAAAGAGGCTGAGGATGACTGTATAATTACTGCTAAGGAAGTATTACAAGAGCTTAAAAGCATTGCTATGGATGATATCAATAATTATGTTTCCTATCAAACAGTTTTAATAAAAGTGGGTGAAACTAAAGATGGAGAGTGTATTTATGAGCAAAGGACAGTTGTTCAGTTAAATGATTTAGAAAATATCGATACAAAGAATATTAAGGAACTCAAGGTACTAAAAGACGGAAGAATATTCCTGAAGCTGTACCCAAGAGATGATGCTCTAGAGAAGTTAGGACGGCATTTGAAGCTATTTGTTGATAGAATTGAAGCCACTGTTGATAGTGAACTTATTGTTAGATTAGAAGGCGATTTAGAGGAATGGAGTCATTAA
- a CDS encoding replicative helicase loader/inhibitor, which yields MNKSEFAWQMGKLETFYPSFNVTDDKDTLKTWYSIFEFEDAELFSEAVGHFITTSKYNPSVAGLREAMIDVASPNLPSVDDEFEKIKKIITIQAGSDERRTLYKSLHNITRKALESIGGIEGVRKAPDYGKAKQNFCIAFNRLVNEPALRALKSKSITEEIKRNVLMIGTKSSELS from the coding sequence ATGAATAAATCGGAATTTGCATGGCAAATGGGAAAACTCGAAACATTCTATCCAAGTTTTAATGTGACCGATGACAAAGATACATTGAAAACATGGTATAGTATTTTTGAATTTGAAGATGCGGAATTATTTTCTGAAGCAGTTGGACATTTTATTACAACATCAAAGTACAATCCAAGTGTAGCAGGATTAAGAGAAGCAATGATTGATGTAGCTAGTCCTAATCTACCAAGTGTTGATGACGAATTTGAAAAGATAAAAAAAATAATTACTATTCAAGCAGGTAGTGATGAACGAAGAACGTTATATAAATCCTTACACAATATTACAAGAAAAGCACTTGAGTCTATTGGTGGTATTGAAGGGGTAAGGAAAGCGCCTGACTATGGTAAGGCTAAGCAAAACTTTTGTATAGCTTTCAATCGGTTAGTAAATGAGCCAGCTCTGCGTGCTTTAAAGTCAAAAAGTATAACAGAAGAAATTAAGCGAAATGTTCTAATGATTGGTACTAAATCATCTGAGCTATCATGA
- a CDS encoding helix-turn-helix domain-containing protein — MILGKPIGEQIKKRREELSISQEELANRLGYKSRSSINKIEKGLTDVNQTKLRHFAEALSTTPDKLQGLELLNIDLGLFGTTTGKRLKELREESGYSIQFIASSLNIEARVYEQYENNSVEIENEHLYDIASFYDVSLEYIKTLTYNKNDGLKVNAKFNRIYNDLTEDEINKVIEYADFLRSQRK; from the coding sequence TTGATATTAGGAAAACCAATAGGAGAGCAAATTAAGAAACGGCGTGAAGAACTTAGTATATCACAGGAGGAATTGGCGAATAGACTTGGATACAAATCCCGTTCATCAATCAATAAAATTGAAAAAGGGTTAACAGATGTGAATCAAACTAAACTCAGACACTTTGCAGAAGCGCTTTCGACAACACCAGATAAATTACAAGGTTTAGAGTTACTTAATATTGATTTAGGATTGTTTGGAACTACAACTGGAAAAAGATTGAAAGAATTGCGTGAGGAATCTGGTTATAGTATTCAATTTATAGCAAGCTCATTGAATATTGAAGCAAGAGTATATGAGCAATATGAAAATAATTCAGTTGAAATTGAAAATGAACATTTGTATGACATTGCTTCATTTTATGACGTATCTCTTGAATATATCAAGACATTGACTTATAACAAAAATGATGGTCTAAAAGTGAATGCAAAATTCAATAGGATTTATAATGATCTAACTGAAGACGAAATCAATAAAGTAATAGAATATGCTGATTTTTTAAGATCACAAAGAAAATAG
- a CDS encoding site-specific integrase: MAKKTNYTKNGINYYRVTATIGFDVKGKRIRKEFLGKSKKEAHAKRDQYLEGINKGLDPDYDKVSFGELFESWLLYVHKPTLALSTYNRYETIHRHWIKPSNFYNTRLINLKSIEIQKHINQMKSPDTARRVYLLLSTFIKYCIKERLITYNPLDNVNLRKVEPREYIKYLSRENVTKLLNAFATDKSLFIYVFVLLTGIREGELCALTHDDLNFKEGTITIKATLGRVSVTDEHGKRRSIIQISPPKTKAGNRSLPIPSKLITSLKSHILSEKEKHINLGIAFKTSNFLFTSNMCTPLRGDHLNDRWKKTQRKLKIDTVVNFHGLRHTFCTILAEKNVPIKTAATLMGHSNIETTARVYTHVDKKSKDDAIKQLETIFR, encoded by the coding sequence ATGGCTAAAAAAACTAACTACACAAAAAATGGAATTAACTATTATCGTGTAACAGCAACAATAGGTTTTGATGTGAAAGGCAAACGTATTAGGAAGGAATTTTTAGGTAAGTCAAAAAAAGAAGCTCATGCTAAGCGAGATCAGTATTTAGAAGGAATAAACAAAGGGCTTGATCCTGATTATGATAAAGTTTCATTTGGAGAATTATTTGAAAGTTGGCTTCTTTATGTACACAAGCCAACCCTTGCATTAAGCACATACAACCGATATGAAACAATACATCGACACTGGATTAAACCTTCAAATTTTTACAATACTAGGCTAATCAATCTAAAGAGCATAGAAATACAAAAGCACATAAACCAAATGAAAAGTCCTGACACTGCTAGAAGGGTTTATCTTTTACTCTCCACCTTTATTAAGTATTGTATAAAAGAAAGACTAATCACCTATAACCCCTTAGATAACGTTAACTTGCGAAAAGTAGAGCCCAGGGAGTATATAAAGTATTTATCTCGAGAGAATGTTACTAAGCTATTAAATGCATTTGCTACAGATAAGTCTCTATTTATCTATGTTTTTGTACTTCTGACTGGAATTAGAGAAGGTGAGCTTTGTGCTTTAACACATGATGATCTTAACTTTAAAGAAGGGACTATAACTATTAAAGCTACACTTGGAAGAGTATCTGTTACAGATGAACACGGTAAAAGGAGATCAATTATTCAAATTAGTCCACCTAAAACGAAAGCTGGCAATAGATCACTTCCGATACCTTCAAAGTTAATAACTTCTCTTAAATCGCATATACTTTCAGAAAAAGAAAAACACATTAATCTAGGAATTGCATTTAAAACTTCTAATTTTCTATTTACTTCAAACATGTGTACCCCTCTAAGAGGCGATCATCTTAATGATAGATGGAAGAAAACTCAAAGGAAACTAAAAATAGATACCGTAGTAAATTTTCATGGACTACGTCATACCTTTTGTACTATACTCGCTGAAAAGAATGTTCCAATTAAAACTGCTGCTACTTTGATGGGACATTCAAACATAGAAACAACTGCAAGAGTTTACACCCACGTTGATAAAAAATCAAAGGACGATGCTATAAAACAATTAGAAACAATCTTTAGATAA
- the smpB gene encoding SsrA-binding protein SmpB: MAIGKLLANNKKAYHDFYIEDTIEAGIVLTGTEVKSFRAGKVSVKESYAEIKNGEVWIKGMHVAPYEFGNRMNPDPLRVRKLLLHNREIKKLMNLTSQKGYTIVPLRVYINTEGRMKVELGIARGKKMHDKRDAMSKRDSDMRLKREIKNRNQD; the protein is encoded by the coding sequence ATGGCGATTGGCAAACTGCTTGCTAACAATAAAAAAGCATACCACGACTTCTATATCGAAGACACCATAGAAGCGGGCATCGTTTTAACCGGTACCGAAGTGAAGTCTTTTCGTGCAGGGAAAGTTAGCGTAAAGGAATCCTACGCCGAAATCAAAAACGGAGAAGTCTGGATAAAAGGCATGCATGTGGCGCCATACGAATTCGGCAACCGCATGAATCCCGACCCTCTGAGAGTCAGAAAGCTTTTACTGCATAACAGGGAAATCAAGAAGTTGATGAACCTGACTTCTCAAAAAGGATACACGATCGTGCCTCTGCGTGTCTACATCAACACAGAAGGAAGAATGAAAGTGGAACTCGGCATAGCGCGTGGTAAGAAAATGCACGACAAACGCGATGCCATGTCCAAACGCGATTCAGATATGAGATTGAAACGCGAGATCAAGAACCGTAATCAAGATTAA